The Odocoileus virginianus isolate 20LAN1187 ecotype Illinois chromosome 12, Ovbor_1.2, whole genome shotgun sequence genome has a segment encoding these proteins:
- the THOC5 gene encoding THO complex subunit 5 isoform X4 — protein sequence MSSESSKKRKPKVIRSDGAPAEGKRTRSDTEQEGKCYSEEAEVDLRDPGRDYELYKYTCQELQRLMAEIQDLKSRGGKDAQAVEIEDRRIQSCVHFMTLKKLNRLAHIRLKKGRDQTHEAKQKVDAYHLQLQNLLYEVMHLQKEITKCLEFKSKHEEIDLVSLEEFYKEAPPDISKAEVTMGDPHQQTLARLDWELEQRKRLAEKYRECLSNKEKILKEIEVKKEYLSSLQPRLNSIMQASLPVQEYLFMPFDQAHKQYETARHLPPPLYVLFVQATAYGQACAHRKSSQPPRQDKMLSVAIEGSVDEAKALFKPPEDSQDDESDSDAEEEQTTKRRRPTLGVQLDDKRKEMLKRHPLSVLLDLKCKDDSVLHLTFYYLMNLNIMTVKAKVTTATELITPISAGDLLSPDSVLSCLYPGDHGKKTPNPANQYQFDKVGILTLRDYVLDLGHPYLWVQKLGGLHFPKEQPQHTVITDHSLSASHMETTMKLLKTRVQSRLALHKQFASLEHGIVPVTSDCHYLFPAKVVSRLVKWVTIAHEDYTELHFTKDIVEAGLAGDTNLYYMALVERGTAKLQAAVVLNPGYSSIPPIFQLCLNWKGEKTNNNDDNIRAMESEVNVCFKELCGPRPGHQLLTNQLQRLCVLLDVYLETESHDDSVEGPKEFPQEKMCLRLFRGPSRMKPFKYNHPQGFFSHR from the exons ATGTCATCAGAATCAAGCAAAAAACGAAAGCCCAAAGTGATCCGAAGTGATGGAGCGCCCGCTGAAGGGAAGCGTACTCGTTCTGACACTGAGCAG GAAGGTAAATGCTACAGTGAGGAGGCTGAGGTGGACCTGCGGGACCCTGGCAGAGACTACGAGCTGTACAAGTACACGTGCCAGGAGCTGCAGAGGCTCATGGCCGAGATTCAGGACCTGAAGAGCAGGGGCGGCAAGGACGCG CAGGCGGTTGAGATAGAAGATCGGAGGATCCAGAGCTGTGTGCATTTTATGACTCTGAAGAAGCTCAACCGATTAGCCCACATCAGgttgaagaaaggaagagatcAGACCCATGAG GCCAAGCAGAAAGTGGACGCCTATCACCTGCAGCTCCAGAACCTGTTGTATGAGGTGATGCACCTGCAGAAGGAGATCACCAAGTGTCTGGAGTTTAA GTCAAAGCACGAAGAAATCGATCTGGTCAGCTTAGAGGAGTTTTATAAGGAGGCTCCTCCAGATATCAGCAAGGCGGAAGTCACCATGGGAGACCCTCACCAGCAAACCCTTGCACGCCTGGACTGGGAGCTGGAGCAGCGGAAAAG GCTGGCGGAGAAGTACCGAGAGTGCCTGTCCAACAAGGAGAAGATCCTCAAGGAGATTGAGGTGAAGAAGGAGTACCTGAGCAGCCTCCAGCCTCGTCTCAACAGCATCATGCAG GCTTCCCTCCCGGTGCAGGAGTACCTGTTCATGCCCTTCGACCAGGCTCACAAGCAGTACGAGACAGCCAGACACCTGCCGCCTCCCCTCTATGTGCTCTTTGTCCAAGCCACGGCGTACGGGCAGGCCTGTG CTCATAGGAAATCTTCCCAGCCCCCTAGACAGG ATAAGATGTTGTCTGTGGCGATCGAAGGCAGCGTGGATGAGGCCAAGGCTCTGTTCAAGCCTCCTGAGGACTCCCAGG ATGATGAGAGCGACTCGGATGCCGAGGAGGAGCAGACCACG AAACGCCGGCGACCCACACTGGGAGTTCAGCTAGATGACAAGCGCAAGGAAATGCTGAAGAGACACCCGCTGTCTGTTCTGCTGGACCTGAAGTGCAAAG ATGACAGTGTGCTACACCTGACTTTCTACTACCTCATGAACCTCAACATCATGACAGTGAAAGCCAAAGTGACCACCGCTACGGAGCTGATCACCCCCATCAGTGCGGG tgaCTTGCTGTCTCCTGACTCAGTCCTGAGCTGCTTGTACCCTGGGGATCATGGAAAGAAAACTCCAAATCCAGCCAATCAGTATCAGTTCGATAAAGTTGG CATCCTGACTTTGAGGGACTACGTACTTGACCTCGGTCACCCCTACTTGTGGGTACAGAAGCTGGGTGGCCTCCACTTCCCCAAAGAGCAGCCCCAG CACACGGTGATCACAGACCACTCGCTGAGCGCCAGTCACATGGAGACCACCATGAAACTGCTGAAGACCAGGGTGCAGTCCCGCCTCGCCCTCCACAAGCAGTTTGCCTCCCTGG AACACGGCATTGTGCCCGTTACCAGCGACTGCCACTACCTCTTCCCTGCAAAGGTTGTCTCTCGCCTGGTGAAGTGGGTGACGATTGCCCATGAGGATTACACG GAGCTGCATTTCACCAAAGACATAGTGGAGGCGGGACTGGCTGGGGACACCAATCTTTACTACATGGCACTTGTGGAGAGGGGCACAG CTAAGCTCCAGGCTGCCGTAGTGCTAAACCCCGGCTACTCCTCCATCCCACCCATTTTCCAACTCTGTCTGAACTGGAAAGGGGAGAAAACCAACAATAATGATGACAATATTCGG GCCATGGAAAGTGAGGTCAACGTGTGCTTCAAGGAGCTGTGTGGCCCGCGGCCGGGCCACCAGCTTCTGACCAACCAGCTGCAGCGCCTGTGTGTGCTGCTGGATGTCTACCTGGAGACAGAGAGCCATGACGACAGCGTGGAGGGGCCCAAAGAATTCCCCCAGGAGAAGATGTGTCTGCGGCTTTTCAG GGGTCCCAGCAGGATGAAGCCATTTAAATATAACCACCCTCAAGGATTCTTCAGCCACCGTTGA
- the THOC5 gene encoding THO complex subunit 5 isoform X1: MSSESSKKRKPKVIRSDGAPAEGKRTRSDTEQEGKCYSEEAEVDLRDPGRDYELYKYTCQELQRLMAEIQDLKSRGGKDAQAVEIEDRRIQSCVHFMTLKKLNRLAHIRLKKGRDQTHEAKQKVDAYHLQLQNLLYEVMHLQKEITKCLEFKSKHEEIDLVSLEEFYKEAPPDISKAEVTMGDPHQQTLARLDWELEQRKRLAEKYRECLSNKEKILKEIEVKKEYLSSLQPRLNSIMQASLPVQEYLFMPFDQAHKQYETARHLPPPLYVLFVQATAYGQACAHRKSSQPPRQDKMLSVAIEGSVDEAKALFKPPEDSQDDESDSDAEEEQTTVRAWGPLSTRCCPPWKQKRERESRKVKEREGSWDHGSQSTEAQKRRRPTLGVQLDDKRKEMLKRHPLSVLLDLKCKDDSVLHLTFYYLMNLNIMTVKAKVTTATELITPISAGDLLSPDSVLSCLYPGDHGKKTPNPANQYQFDKVGILTLRDYVLDLGHPYLWVQKLGGLHFPKEQPQHTVITDHSLSASHMETTMKLLKTRVQSRLALHKQFASLEHGIVPVTSDCHYLFPAKVVSRLVKWVTIAHEDYTELHFTKDIVEAGLAGDTNLYYMALVERGTAKLQAAVVLNPGYSSIPPIFQLCLNWKGEKTNNNDDNIRAMESEVNVCFKELCGPRPGHQLLTNQLQRLCVLLDVYLETESHDDSVEGPKEFPQEKMCLRLFRGPSRMKPFKYNHPQGFFSHR; the protein is encoded by the exons ATGTCATCAGAATCAAGCAAAAAACGAAAGCCCAAAGTGATCCGAAGTGATGGAGCGCCCGCTGAAGGGAAGCGTACTCGTTCTGACACTGAGCAG GAAGGTAAATGCTACAGTGAGGAGGCTGAGGTGGACCTGCGGGACCCTGGCAGAGACTACGAGCTGTACAAGTACACGTGCCAGGAGCTGCAGAGGCTCATGGCCGAGATTCAGGACCTGAAGAGCAGGGGCGGCAAGGACGCG CAGGCGGTTGAGATAGAAGATCGGAGGATCCAGAGCTGTGTGCATTTTATGACTCTGAAGAAGCTCAACCGATTAGCCCACATCAGgttgaagaaaggaagagatcAGACCCATGAG GCCAAGCAGAAAGTGGACGCCTATCACCTGCAGCTCCAGAACCTGTTGTATGAGGTGATGCACCTGCAGAAGGAGATCACCAAGTGTCTGGAGTTTAA GTCAAAGCACGAAGAAATCGATCTGGTCAGCTTAGAGGAGTTTTATAAGGAGGCTCCTCCAGATATCAGCAAGGCGGAAGTCACCATGGGAGACCCTCACCAGCAAACCCTTGCACGCCTGGACTGGGAGCTGGAGCAGCGGAAAAG GCTGGCGGAGAAGTACCGAGAGTGCCTGTCCAACAAGGAGAAGATCCTCAAGGAGATTGAGGTGAAGAAGGAGTACCTGAGCAGCCTCCAGCCTCGTCTCAACAGCATCATGCAG GCTTCCCTCCCGGTGCAGGAGTACCTGTTCATGCCCTTCGACCAGGCTCACAAGCAGTACGAGACAGCCAGACACCTGCCGCCTCCCCTCTATGTGCTCTTTGTCCAAGCCACGGCGTACGGGCAGGCCTGTG CTCATAGGAAATCTTCCCAGCCCCCTAGACAGG ATAAGATGTTGTCTGTGGCGATCGAAGGCAGCGTGGATGAGGCCAAGGCTCTGTTCAAGCCTCCTGAGGACTCCCAGG ATGATGAGAGCGACTCGGATGCCGAGGAGGAGCAGACCACGGTGAGAGCATGGGGCCCGCTATCTACCAGGTGCTGTCCTCCCtggaagcagaagagagaaagagaaagcagaaaagtgaaagagagagagggcagcTGGGATCATGGCAGCCAGAGCACTGAAGCACAG AAACGCCGGCGACCCACACTGGGAGTTCAGCTAGATGACAAGCGCAAGGAAATGCTGAAGAGACACCCGCTGTCTGTTCTGCTGGACCTGAAGTGCAAAG ATGACAGTGTGCTACACCTGACTTTCTACTACCTCATGAACCTCAACATCATGACAGTGAAAGCCAAAGTGACCACCGCTACGGAGCTGATCACCCCCATCAGTGCGGG tgaCTTGCTGTCTCCTGACTCAGTCCTGAGCTGCTTGTACCCTGGGGATCATGGAAAGAAAACTCCAAATCCAGCCAATCAGTATCAGTTCGATAAAGTTGG CATCCTGACTTTGAGGGACTACGTACTTGACCTCGGTCACCCCTACTTGTGGGTACAGAAGCTGGGTGGCCTCCACTTCCCCAAAGAGCAGCCCCAG CACACGGTGATCACAGACCACTCGCTGAGCGCCAGTCACATGGAGACCACCATGAAACTGCTGAAGACCAGGGTGCAGTCCCGCCTCGCCCTCCACAAGCAGTTTGCCTCCCTGG AACACGGCATTGTGCCCGTTACCAGCGACTGCCACTACCTCTTCCCTGCAAAGGTTGTCTCTCGCCTGGTGAAGTGGGTGACGATTGCCCATGAGGATTACACG GAGCTGCATTTCACCAAAGACATAGTGGAGGCGGGACTGGCTGGGGACACCAATCTTTACTACATGGCACTTGTGGAGAGGGGCACAG CTAAGCTCCAGGCTGCCGTAGTGCTAAACCCCGGCTACTCCTCCATCCCACCCATTTTCCAACTCTGTCTGAACTGGAAAGGGGAGAAAACCAACAATAATGATGACAATATTCGG GCCATGGAAAGTGAGGTCAACGTGTGCTTCAAGGAGCTGTGTGGCCCGCGGCCGGGCCACCAGCTTCTGACCAACCAGCTGCAGCGCCTGTGTGTGCTGCTGGATGTCTACCTGGAGACAGAGAGCCATGACGACAGCGTGGAGGGGCCCAAAGAATTCCCCCAGGAGAAGATGTGTCTGCGGCTTTTCAG GGGTCCCAGCAGGATGAAGCCATTTAAATATAACCACCCTCAAGGATTCTTCAGCCACCGTTGA
- the THOC5 gene encoding THO complex subunit 5 isoform X6 produces MSSESSKKRKPKVIRSDGAPAEGKRTRSDTEQEGKCYSEEAEVDLRDPGRDYELYKYTCQELQRLMAEIQDLKSRGGKDAAVEIEDRRIQSCVHFMTLKKLNRLAHIRLKKGRDQTHEAKQKVDAYHLQLQNLLYEVMHLQKEITKCLEFKSKHEEIDLVSLEEFYKEAPPDISKAEVTMGDPHQQTLARLDWELEQRKRLAEKYRECLSNKEKILKEIEVKKEYLSSLQPRLNSIMQASLPVQEYLFMPFDQAHKQYETARHLPPPLYVLFVQATAYGQACDKMLSVAIEGSVDEAKALFKPPEDSQDDESDSDAEEEQTTKRRRPTLGVQLDDKRKEMLKRHPLSVLLDLKCKDDSVLHLTFYYLMNLNIMTVKAKVTTATELITPISAGDLLSPDSVLSCLYPGDHGKKTPNPANQYQFDKVGILTLRDYVLDLGHPYLWVQKLGGLHFPKEQPQHTVITDHSLSASHMETTMKLLKTRVQSRLALHKQFASLEHGIVPVTSDCHYLFPAKVVSRLVKWVTIAHEDYTELHFTKDIVEAGLAGDTNLYYMALVERGTAKLQAAVVLNPGYSSIPPIFQLCLNWKGEKTNNNDDNIRAMESEVNVCFKELCGPRPGHQLLTNQLQRLCVLLDVYLETESHDDSVEGPKEFPQEKMCLRLFRGPSRMKPFKYNHPQGFFSHR; encoded by the exons ATGTCATCAGAATCAAGCAAAAAACGAAAGCCCAAAGTGATCCGAAGTGATGGAGCGCCCGCTGAAGGGAAGCGTACTCGTTCTGACACTGAGCAG GAAGGTAAATGCTACAGTGAGGAGGCTGAGGTGGACCTGCGGGACCCTGGCAGAGACTACGAGCTGTACAAGTACACGTGCCAGGAGCTGCAGAGGCTCATGGCCGAGATTCAGGACCTGAAGAGCAGGGGCGGCAAGGACGCG GCGGTTGAGATAGAAGATCGGAGGATCCAGAGCTGTGTGCATTTTATGACTCTGAAGAAGCTCAACCGATTAGCCCACATCAGgttgaagaaaggaagagatcAGACCCATGAG GCCAAGCAGAAAGTGGACGCCTATCACCTGCAGCTCCAGAACCTGTTGTATGAGGTGATGCACCTGCAGAAGGAGATCACCAAGTGTCTGGAGTTTAA GTCAAAGCACGAAGAAATCGATCTGGTCAGCTTAGAGGAGTTTTATAAGGAGGCTCCTCCAGATATCAGCAAGGCGGAAGTCACCATGGGAGACCCTCACCAGCAAACCCTTGCACGCCTGGACTGGGAGCTGGAGCAGCGGAAAAG GCTGGCGGAGAAGTACCGAGAGTGCCTGTCCAACAAGGAGAAGATCCTCAAGGAGATTGAGGTGAAGAAGGAGTACCTGAGCAGCCTCCAGCCTCGTCTCAACAGCATCATGCAG GCTTCCCTCCCGGTGCAGGAGTACCTGTTCATGCCCTTCGACCAGGCTCACAAGCAGTACGAGACAGCCAGACACCTGCCGCCTCCCCTCTATGTGCTCTTTGTCCAAGCCACGGCGTACGGGCAGGCCTGTG ATAAGATGTTGTCTGTGGCGATCGAAGGCAGCGTGGATGAGGCCAAGGCTCTGTTCAAGCCTCCTGAGGACTCCCAGG ATGATGAGAGCGACTCGGATGCCGAGGAGGAGCAGACCACG AAACGCCGGCGACCCACACTGGGAGTTCAGCTAGATGACAAGCGCAAGGAAATGCTGAAGAGACACCCGCTGTCTGTTCTGCTGGACCTGAAGTGCAAAG ATGACAGTGTGCTACACCTGACTTTCTACTACCTCATGAACCTCAACATCATGACAGTGAAAGCCAAAGTGACCACCGCTACGGAGCTGATCACCCCCATCAGTGCGGG tgaCTTGCTGTCTCCTGACTCAGTCCTGAGCTGCTTGTACCCTGGGGATCATGGAAAGAAAACTCCAAATCCAGCCAATCAGTATCAGTTCGATAAAGTTGG CATCCTGACTTTGAGGGACTACGTACTTGACCTCGGTCACCCCTACTTGTGGGTACAGAAGCTGGGTGGCCTCCACTTCCCCAAAGAGCAGCCCCAG CACACGGTGATCACAGACCACTCGCTGAGCGCCAGTCACATGGAGACCACCATGAAACTGCTGAAGACCAGGGTGCAGTCCCGCCTCGCCCTCCACAAGCAGTTTGCCTCCCTGG AACACGGCATTGTGCCCGTTACCAGCGACTGCCACTACCTCTTCCCTGCAAAGGTTGTCTCTCGCCTGGTGAAGTGGGTGACGATTGCCCATGAGGATTACACG GAGCTGCATTTCACCAAAGACATAGTGGAGGCGGGACTGGCTGGGGACACCAATCTTTACTACATGGCACTTGTGGAGAGGGGCACAG CTAAGCTCCAGGCTGCCGTAGTGCTAAACCCCGGCTACTCCTCCATCCCACCCATTTTCCAACTCTGTCTGAACTGGAAAGGGGAGAAAACCAACAATAATGATGACAATATTCGG GCCATGGAAAGTGAGGTCAACGTGTGCTTCAAGGAGCTGTGTGGCCCGCGGCCGGGCCACCAGCTTCTGACCAACCAGCTGCAGCGCCTGTGTGTGCTGCTGGATGTCTACCTGGAGACAGAGAGCCATGACGACAGCGTGGAGGGGCCCAAAGAATTCCCCCAGGAGAAGATGTGTCTGCGGCTTTTCAG GGGTCCCAGCAGGATGAAGCCATTTAAATATAACCACCCTCAAGGATTCTTCAGCCACCGTTGA
- the THOC5 gene encoding THO complex subunit 5 isoform X5, with protein sequence MSSESSKKRKPKVIRSDGAPAEGKRTRSDTEQEGKCYSEEAEVDLRDPGRDYELYKYTCQELQRLMAEIQDLKSRGGKDAAVEIEDRRIQSCVHFMTLKKLNRLAHIRLKKGRDQTHEAKQKVDAYHLQLQNLLYEVMHLQKEITKCLEFKSKHEEIDLVSLEEFYKEAPPDISKAEVTMGDPHQQTLARLDWELEQRKRLAEKYRECLSNKEKILKEIEVKKEYLSSLQPRLNSIMQASLPVQEYLFMPFDQAHKQYETARHLPPPLYVLFVQATAYGQACAHRKSSQPPRQDKMLSVAIEGSVDEAKALFKPPEDSQDDESDSDAEEEQTTKRRRPTLGVQLDDKRKEMLKRHPLSVLLDLKCKDDSVLHLTFYYLMNLNIMTVKAKVTTATELITPISAGDLLSPDSVLSCLYPGDHGKKTPNPANQYQFDKVGILTLRDYVLDLGHPYLWVQKLGGLHFPKEQPQHTVITDHSLSASHMETTMKLLKTRVQSRLALHKQFASLEHGIVPVTSDCHYLFPAKVVSRLVKWVTIAHEDYTELHFTKDIVEAGLAGDTNLYYMALVERGTAKLQAAVVLNPGYSSIPPIFQLCLNWKGEKTNNNDDNIRAMESEVNVCFKELCGPRPGHQLLTNQLQRLCVLLDVYLETESHDDSVEGPKEFPQEKMCLRLFRGPSRMKPFKYNHPQGFFSHR encoded by the exons ATGTCATCAGAATCAAGCAAAAAACGAAAGCCCAAAGTGATCCGAAGTGATGGAGCGCCCGCTGAAGGGAAGCGTACTCGTTCTGACACTGAGCAG GAAGGTAAATGCTACAGTGAGGAGGCTGAGGTGGACCTGCGGGACCCTGGCAGAGACTACGAGCTGTACAAGTACACGTGCCAGGAGCTGCAGAGGCTCATGGCCGAGATTCAGGACCTGAAGAGCAGGGGCGGCAAGGACGCG GCGGTTGAGATAGAAGATCGGAGGATCCAGAGCTGTGTGCATTTTATGACTCTGAAGAAGCTCAACCGATTAGCCCACATCAGgttgaagaaaggaagagatcAGACCCATGAG GCCAAGCAGAAAGTGGACGCCTATCACCTGCAGCTCCAGAACCTGTTGTATGAGGTGATGCACCTGCAGAAGGAGATCACCAAGTGTCTGGAGTTTAA GTCAAAGCACGAAGAAATCGATCTGGTCAGCTTAGAGGAGTTTTATAAGGAGGCTCCTCCAGATATCAGCAAGGCGGAAGTCACCATGGGAGACCCTCACCAGCAAACCCTTGCACGCCTGGACTGGGAGCTGGAGCAGCGGAAAAG GCTGGCGGAGAAGTACCGAGAGTGCCTGTCCAACAAGGAGAAGATCCTCAAGGAGATTGAGGTGAAGAAGGAGTACCTGAGCAGCCTCCAGCCTCGTCTCAACAGCATCATGCAG GCTTCCCTCCCGGTGCAGGAGTACCTGTTCATGCCCTTCGACCAGGCTCACAAGCAGTACGAGACAGCCAGACACCTGCCGCCTCCCCTCTATGTGCTCTTTGTCCAAGCCACGGCGTACGGGCAGGCCTGTG CTCATAGGAAATCTTCCCAGCCCCCTAGACAGG ATAAGATGTTGTCTGTGGCGATCGAAGGCAGCGTGGATGAGGCCAAGGCTCTGTTCAAGCCTCCTGAGGACTCCCAGG ATGATGAGAGCGACTCGGATGCCGAGGAGGAGCAGACCACG AAACGCCGGCGACCCACACTGGGAGTTCAGCTAGATGACAAGCGCAAGGAAATGCTGAAGAGACACCCGCTGTCTGTTCTGCTGGACCTGAAGTGCAAAG ATGACAGTGTGCTACACCTGACTTTCTACTACCTCATGAACCTCAACATCATGACAGTGAAAGCCAAAGTGACCACCGCTACGGAGCTGATCACCCCCATCAGTGCGGG tgaCTTGCTGTCTCCTGACTCAGTCCTGAGCTGCTTGTACCCTGGGGATCATGGAAAGAAAACTCCAAATCCAGCCAATCAGTATCAGTTCGATAAAGTTGG CATCCTGACTTTGAGGGACTACGTACTTGACCTCGGTCACCCCTACTTGTGGGTACAGAAGCTGGGTGGCCTCCACTTCCCCAAAGAGCAGCCCCAG CACACGGTGATCACAGACCACTCGCTGAGCGCCAGTCACATGGAGACCACCATGAAACTGCTGAAGACCAGGGTGCAGTCCCGCCTCGCCCTCCACAAGCAGTTTGCCTCCCTGG AACACGGCATTGTGCCCGTTACCAGCGACTGCCACTACCTCTTCCCTGCAAAGGTTGTCTCTCGCCTGGTGAAGTGGGTGACGATTGCCCATGAGGATTACACG GAGCTGCATTTCACCAAAGACATAGTGGAGGCGGGACTGGCTGGGGACACCAATCTTTACTACATGGCACTTGTGGAGAGGGGCACAG CTAAGCTCCAGGCTGCCGTAGTGCTAAACCCCGGCTACTCCTCCATCCCACCCATTTTCCAACTCTGTCTGAACTGGAAAGGGGAGAAAACCAACAATAATGATGACAATATTCGG GCCATGGAAAGTGAGGTCAACGTGTGCTTCAAGGAGCTGTGTGGCCCGCGGCCGGGCCACCAGCTTCTGACCAACCAGCTGCAGCGCCTGTGTGTGCTGCTGGATGTCTACCTGGAGACAGAGAGCCATGACGACAGCGTGGAGGGGCCCAAAGAATTCCCCCAGGAGAAGATGTGTCTGCGGCTTTTCAG GGGTCCCAGCAGGATGAAGCCATTTAAATATAACCACCCTCAAGGATTCTTCAGCCACCGTTGA
- the THOC5 gene encoding THO complex subunit 5 isoform X3, with product MSSESSKKRKPKVIRSDGAPAEGKRTRSDTEQEGKCYSEEAEVDLRDPGRDYELYKYTCQELQRLMAEIQDLKSRGGKDAQAVEIEDRRIQSCVHFMTLKKLNRLAHIRLKKGRDQTHEAKQKVDAYHLQLQNLLYEVMHLQKEITKCLEFKSKHEEIDLVSLEEFYKEAPPDISKAEVTMGDPHQQTLARLDWELEQRKRLAEKYRECLSNKEKILKEIEVKKEYLSSLQPRLNSIMQASLPVQEYLFMPFDQAHKQYETARHLPPPLYVLFVQATAYGQACDKMLSVAIEGSVDEAKALFKPPEDSQDDESDSDAEEEQTTVRAWGPLSTRCCPPWKQKRERESRKVKEREGSWDHGSQSTEAQKRRRPTLGVQLDDKRKEMLKRHPLSVLLDLKCKDDSVLHLTFYYLMNLNIMTVKAKVTTATELITPISAGDLLSPDSVLSCLYPGDHGKKTPNPANQYQFDKVGILTLRDYVLDLGHPYLWVQKLGGLHFPKEQPQHTVITDHSLSASHMETTMKLLKTRVQSRLALHKQFASLEHGIVPVTSDCHYLFPAKVVSRLVKWVTIAHEDYTELHFTKDIVEAGLAGDTNLYYMALVERGTAKLQAAVVLNPGYSSIPPIFQLCLNWKGEKTNNNDDNIRAMESEVNVCFKELCGPRPGHQLLTNQLQRLCVLLDVYLETESHDDSVEGPKEFPQEKMCLRLFRGPSRMKPFKYNHPQGFFSHR from the exons ATGTCATCAGAATCAAGCAAAAAACGAAAGCCCAAAGTGATCCGAAGTGATGGAGCGCCCGCTGAAGGGAAGCGTACTCGTTCTGACACTGAGCAG GAAGGTAAATGCTACAGTGAGGAGGCTGAGGTGGACCTGCGGGACCCTGGCAGAGACTACGAGCTGTACAAGTACACGTGCCAGGAGCTGCAGAGGCTCATGGCCGAGATTCAGGACCTGAAGAGCAGGGGCGGCAAGGACGCG CAGGCGGTTGAGATAGAAGATCGGAGGATCCAGAGCTGTGTGCATTTTATGACTCTGAAGAAGCTCAACCGATTAGCCCACATCAGgttgaagaaaggaagagatcAGACCCATGAG GCCAAGCAGAAAGTGGACGCCTATCACCTGCAGCTCCAGAACCTGTTGTATGAGGTGATGCACCTGCAGAAGGAGATCACCAAGTGTCTGGAGTTTAA GTCAAAGCACGAAGAAATCGATCTGGTCAGCTTAGAGGAGTTTTATAAGGAGGCTCCTCCAGATATCAGCAAGGCGGAAGTCACCATGGGAGACCCTCACCAGCAAACCCTTGCACGCCTGGACTGGGAGCTGGAGCAGCGGAAAAG GCTGGCGGAGAAGTACCGAGAGTGCCTGTCCAACAAGGAGAAGATCCTCAAGGAGATTGAGGTGAAGAAGGAGTACCTGAGCAGCCTCCAGCCTCGTCTCAACAGCATCATGCAG GCTTCCCTCCCGGTGCAGGAGTACCTGTTCATGCCCTTCGACCAGGCTCACAAGCAGTACGAGACAGCCAGACACCTGCCGCCTCCCCTCTATGTGCTCTTTGTCCAAGCCACGGCGTACGGGCAGGCCTGTG ATAAGATGTTGTCTGTGGCGATCGAAGGCAGCGTGGATGAGGCCAAGGCTCTGTTCAAGCCTCCTGAGGACTCCCAGG ATGATGAGAGCGACTCGGATGCCGAGGAGGAGCAGACCACGGTGAGAGCATGGGGCCCGCTATCTACCAGGTGCTGTCCTCCCtggaagcagaagagagaaagagaaagcagaaaagtgaaagagagagagggcagcTGGGATCATGGCAGCCAGAGCACTGAAGCACAG AAACGCCGGCGACCCACACTGGGAGTTCAGCTAGATGACAAGCGCAAGGAAATGCTGAAGAGACACCCGCTGTCTGTTCTGCTGGACCTGAAGTGCAAAG ATGACAGTGTGCTACACCTGACTTTCTACTACCTCATGAACCTCAACATCATGACAGTGAAAGCCAAAGTGACCACCGCTACGGAGCTGATCACCCCCATCAGTGCGGG tgaCTTGCTGTCTCCTGACTCAGTCCTGAGCTGCTTGTACCCTGGGGATCATGGAAAGAAAACTCCAAATCCAGCCAATCAGTATCAGTTCGATAAAGTTGG CATCCTGACTTTGAGGGACTACGTACTTGACCTCGGTCACCCCTACTTGTGGGTACAGAAGCTGGGTGGCCTCCACTTCCCCAAAGAGCAGCCCCAG CACACGGTGATCACAGACCACTCGCTGAGCGCCAGTCACATGGAGACCACCATGAAACTGCTGAAGACCAGGGTGCAGTCCCGCCTCGCCCTCCACAAGCAGTTTGCCTCCCTGG AACACGGCATTGTGCCCGTTACCAGCGACTGCCACTACCTCTTCCCTGCAAAGGTTGTCTCTCGCCTGGTGAAGTGGGTGACGATTGCCCATGAGGATTACACG GAGCTGCATTTCACCAAAGACATAGTGGAGGCGGGACTGGCTGGGGACACCAATCTTTACTACATGGCACTTGTGGAGAGGGGCACAG CTAAGCTCCAGGCTGCCGTAGTGCTAAACCCCGGCTACTCCTCCATCCCACCCATTTTCCAACTCTGTCTGAACTGGAAAGGGGAGAAAACCAACAATAATGATGACAATATTCGG GCCATGGAAAGTGAGGTCAACGTGTGCTTCAAGGAGCTGTGTGGCCCGCGGCCGGGCCACCAGCTTCTGACCAACCAGCTGCAGCGCCTGTGTGTGCTGCTGGATGTCTACCTGGAGACAGAGAGCCATGACGACAGCGTGGAGGGGCCCAAAGAATTCCCCCAGGAGAAGATGTGTCTGCGGCTTTTCAG GGGTCCCAGCAGGATGAAGCCATTTAAATATAACCACCCTCAAGGATTCTTCAGCCACCGTTGA